From a region of the Polynucleobacter corsicus genome:
- the sdhD gene encoding succinate dehydrogenase, hydrophobic membrane anchor protein: MPIYQIGPKRLVVGAHYGLKEWIIQRATAIVMVVFTIVLLVDYCITGSATYEGWAALFSNQFMKLLTLLFFISLFYHAWIGIRDVWMDYIKPVSIRLTLQVLTVLYLVACAAYAVQILWKV, from the coding sequence ATGCCTATTTATCAAATTGGACCTAAGCGCTTAGTTGTTGGCGCCCATTACGGCCTCAAAGAGTGGATTATTCAGCGCGCCACAGCCATCGTGATGGTAGTTTTTACGATCGTTCTTTTGGTGGACTATTGCATCACCGGTAGTGCGACTTATGAGGGCTGGGCTGCCTTATTTAGCAACCAGTTCATGAAGCTCTTGACGCTATTATTTTTCATCAGCTTGTTCTATCACGCTTGGATTGGCATTCGTGATGTCTGGATGGATTACATCAAGCCTGTCAGCATTCGTCTAACGCTTCAAGTGTTAACTGTTTTATATCTCGTAGCCTGTGCGGCTTATGCCGTACAAATTTTGTGGAAAGTGTAA
- the sdhC gene encoding succinate dehydrogenase, cytochrome b556 subunit gives MVDAQQNVKKDRPVFRNIGLAQLIKYRLPWAGKVSILHRISGAALFLMLPFLLYLLDQSLASEMSYQTFQSITGHALAKIVLLGLIWSFLHHFCAGIRYLLLDLEIGVEKADANRSAIFVFCLGLALTAIVGLKLFGLY, from the coding sequence ATGGTTGACGCACAGCAAAATGTAAAAAAAGACAGACCCGTTTTCCGAAATATTGGTCTTGCTCAGTTGATCAAGTACCGCCTTCCTTGGGCTGGGAAAGTTTCCATTCTTCACCGCATCAGTGGAGCTGCCCTGTTCTTGATGTTGCCATTCTTGCTTTACCTCTTAGATCAAAGCTTAGCTTCTGAGATGAGTTATCAAACCTTTCAGTCAATTACCGGTCATGCGCTAGCAAAAATTGTTCTTCTTGGGTTGATTTGGTCTTTTTTGCACCATTTTTGTGCTGGAATTCGCTATCTCTTGCTGGATTTGGAGATCGGCGTTGAAAAGGCTGATGCCAACCGCTCTGCGATTTTCGTATTTTGCTTAGGGCTTGCTCTAACTGCGATTGTTGGCCTCAAATTATTCGGCTTGTACTAA
- a CDS encoding GntR family transcriptional regulator — translation MSLISEPIASFSPLYEQIKAMILASLQASEWLPGDAIPSEMELAARYAVSQGTVRKAIDELAAQNLLVRRQGKGTFVATHQEEDFQYRFLRLEPDSGEKLLLKNQFLACENIKSEPYIAQLLELKPDDLIIRIDRVQSSAGQPIVFEEIWLPEARFKGLNLETLNAWPGPMYAFYESKYATHMVRAEEKIKAVLAGPNLAKYLQVSEGAALLSVERVAFTYGNKPVEIRRARYDTDGQHYDNKLN, via the coding sequence TTGTCCCTGATATCCGAACCCATTGCTTCATTTAGCCCACTTTATGAGCAGATTAAAGCCATGATTTTGGCGAGTTTGCAGGCTTCTGAGTGGTTGCCCGGTGATGCAATCCCTAGTGAGATGGAGCTTGCAGCGCGTTATGCGGTGAGCCAGGGAACTGTTCGCAAGGCGATTGATGAGTTAGCTGCCCAAAACTTGCTAGTACGTCGCCAGGGCAAGGGTACCTTTGTGGCAACTCACCAAGAGGAAGACTTCCAGTACCGTTTTTTGCGTTTAGAGCCGGATTCTGGTGAGAAGTTGCTTCTGAAAAACCAGTTTTTAGCCTGCGAGAACATCAAATCAGAACCCTATATTGCTCAGTTGCTTGAGCTAAAGCCGGATGATTTGATTATTCGGATCGACCGAGTACAAAGCTCTGCAGGTCAACCTATCGTTTTTGAAGAAATTTGGCTACCAGAGGCCCGCTTTAAGGGTCTAAATTTAGAGACTCTCAATGCTTGGCCTGGTCCGATGTACGCCTTTTATGAGTCTAAATATGCCACGCATATGGTTCGGGCAGAGGAAAAAATCAAGGCCGTGTTGGCAGGCCCAAACCTCGCTAAATACCTGCAAGTTTCAGAGGGTGCCGCCTTACTTTCTGTAGAGCGTGTGGCTTTTACCTACGGGAATAAACCAGTAGAAATTCGACGCGCTAGATATGACACTGATGGCCAGCATTACGATAATAAATTGAACTAG
- a CDS encoding malate dehydrogenase produces the protein MAKAPMRVAVTGAAGQIGYSLLFRIANGDLLGKDQPVILQLLEIPDEKAQKALAGVMMELEDCAFPLLAGMTAHSDPMTAFKDIDVALLVGARPRGPGMERKDLLSANAQIFTAQGKALNAVAKKTVKVLVVGNPANTNAYIAMKSAPDIPAKNFTAMLRLDHNRALSQLANKLNKPVADIEKLVVWGNHSPTMYPDYRFATIDGKSVKDSINDAAWNKDTFIPTVGKRGAAIIEARGLSSAASAANAAIDHVRDWVLGTNGKWVTMGIASKGEYGIPAEVIYGYPVVCENGEYKMVEGLEIDEFSRERMNHTLNELLEEQAGVKHLLS, from the coding sequence ATGGCAAAAGCCCCAATGCGTGTTGCAGTCACCGGTGCAGCCGGTCAAATCGGATATTCCCTCCTCTTTCGTATCGCTAATGGCGACTTGTTGGGCAAAGATCAACCAGTGATTCTGCAGTTACTAGAAATTCCAGACGAAAAAGCTCAAAAAGCCCTTGCTGGGGTAATGATGGAGCTCGAAGACTGTGCATTCCCCCTCTTGGCAGGCATGACAGCGCACTCCGACCCAATGACAGCATTCAAAGATATCGATGTTGCTCTATTGGTCGGCGCACGTCCACGCGGCCCAGGCATGGAGCGCAAAGATTTGCTCTCAGCCAATGCACAGATTTTCACAGCACAAGGCAAAGCATTGAATGCCGTAGCTAAGAAAACCGTCAAAGTATTGGTTGTTGGTAATCCAGCAAATACCAATGCCTATATCGCCATGAAATCTGCACCAGATATTCCTGCGAAGAATTTCACAGCGATGTTGCGCTTGGATCACAACCGTGCGCTATCACAATTGGCTAACAAGCTGAATAAGCCTGTTGCTGATATCGAGAAATTGGTGGTTTGGGGTAACCATAGCCCAACAATGTACCCAGACTATCGCTTTGCGACCATCGATGGTAAGTCTGTCAAAGACAGCATCAACGATGCAGCATGGAATAAAGACACTTTCATTCCTACTGTTGGTAAACGCGGCGCCGCCATTATTGAAGCGCGTGGACTTTCTTCTGCAGCATCTGCAGCGAACGCAGCAATAGATCATGTACGCGATTGGGTTCTCGGTACCAATGGTAAGTGGGTCACTATGGGTATTGCATCCAAAGGCGAATACGGTATCCCTGCTGAAGTAATCTACGGCTATCCAGTAGTTTGCGAGAATGGTGAATACAAGATGGTCGAAGGTTTAGAAATTGATGAGTTCTCTCGCGAACGCATGAACCACACGCTCAATGAATTGCTTGAAGAGCAAGCTGGCGTTAAGCATCTCCTCTCATAA
- a CDS encoding DUF2863 family protein, protein MAVHRTKSSQRASPDVERLVADAISLAASGSHIEDQFWEERLNVRLMRLLKSQNQNVIDASLDQTFRINTLAFEVLADCAETLAESLVMEHEGQHWDVLLLALPIVAHTRYQIPSGALPVNVIESTAAALHSSIASTDTRLAIVPWLYSIDQMPHSHCQTRLLTEALSSAAITASEVKIELRDMSETIAVLADPRFIIAAVAAPSGMPLFRWQAEAPTRQERGMSLIGWQNAMQELIATLLPGCEFELLLPEAYFTNCRLADKQVRPLSIRAAVNFLESTLGVMPAGLSCVVGAFGEDQADEYRISFSLKGSAEVVYGVIWPLYDRESVANDALNDLSDDESPMKRIADALRNAGVEDVFRHAMLFDPELCDDCGAPLFPDRSGDAVHAELPDDAPMQQPLFH, encoded by the coding sequence ATGGCTGTTCATCGCACTAAATCCTCGCAACGCGCTTCACCAGATGTTGAGCGCCTTGTAGCTGACGCTATCTCTTTGGCGGCCTCTGGCAGTCATATTGAAGATCAATTTTGGGAAGAGCGCTTAAATGTTCGCTTAATGCGCCTGCTCAAAAGCCAAAACCAAAATGTAATCGATGCTTCCTTAGATCAAACGTTTCGCATTAATACACTAGCTTTCGAGGTCCTTGCTGATTGTGCGGAGACGCTGGCCGAATCCTTAGTCATGGAACATGAGGGTCAGCATTGGGATGTGCTGCTATTGGCTTTACCAATCGTTGCTCACACCCGCTATCAGATTCCCTCTGGGGCATTACCAGTGAATGTGATTGAATCTACTGCCGCTGCATTACATAGTTCAATAGCTTCTACGGACACACGCTTAGCGATTGTTCCCTGGTTGTACAGTATTGATCAAATGCCGCACTCCCATTGCCAAACGCGTTTACTAACCGAGGCTTTATCTAGCGCCGCCATTACTGCCAGTGAAGTAAAGATAGAGCTTCGCGATATGTCAGAGACCATTGCGGTTTTAGCTGATCCACGTTTTATCATCGCAGCCGTTGCCGCTCCTTCTGGCATGCCCTTGTTCCGTTGGCAAGCTGAGGCGCCAACACGTCAAGAGCGCGGCATGAGCTTAATTGGTTGGCAAAATGCGATGCAAGAACTAATTGCTACACTCTTGCCGGGTTGCGAGTTTGAGCTTTTATTGCCAGAGGCGTACTTTACCAACTGTCGGTTGGCCGATAAACAAGTGCGTCCATTGAGCATTCGAGCTGCCGTGAATTTTCTTGAGAGCACTCTCGGTGTGATGCCTGCTGGATTGTCCTGCGTTGTGGGAGCGTTCGGTGAAGATCAGGCTGATGAGTATCGAATTTCTTTTAGCTTAAAAGGCTCTGCTGAAGTGGTGTACGGAGTAATTTGGCCTTTGTATGATCGTGAGAGTGTTGCCAATGATGCGCTCAATGATTTGTCTGACGATGAAAGTCCGATGAAGCGAATTGCAGACGCACTTCGTAATGCTGGTGTGGAAGACGTCTTCCGCCATGCAATGCTCTTTGACCCAGAGCTTTGTGATGACTGTGGAGCGCCGCTGTTTCCTGACCGATCGGGTGATGCTGTGCATGCTGAGTTACCAGATGATGCGCCGATGCAGCAACCCTTGTTTCATTAA
- the yaaA gene encoding peroxide stress protein YaaA, producing the protein MLIVLSPAKSLDYKTPAKVKAPTLPEFVSESAKLIADLKKLSPQEVADLMGLSDQLAALNVGRYRDWSKKFTDANSKPAIYAFDGDVYDGFDVKTLNSKAMDFAQDHLRILSGLYGALRPLDLMQPYRLEMGTSLKNARGKDLYAFWGERVTDSLKKVLEQQKKPVLLNLASEEYFKVLQAKNLDCPVISPVFQDGKDGKYKIISFYAKRARGLMARYVVENRITDPADLKGFNLDGYKYVASESKPEKPLFRRPERK; encoded by the coding sequence ATGTTGATCGTTCTTTCACCCGCGAAATCCCTAGATTACAAAACCCCAGCCAAGGTCAAAGCTCCAACCTTGCCCGAGTTTGTCTCGGAATCAGCCAAGTTGATAGCCGATCTCAAGAAGCTCTCGCCTCAAGAGGTCGCTGATTTGATGGGTCTCTCGGACCAGTTGGCGGCATTGAATGTGGGCCGCTATCGTGATTGGTCTAAGAAATTTACGGATGCCAATAGCAAACCAGCTATTTATGCTTTTGATGGTGATGTCTACGACGGATTTGATGTCAAGACACTGAATTCCAAAGCCATGGATTTTGCGCAAGATCATCTTCGCATCTTGTCAGGCTTGTATGGCGCTCTTCGTCCTTTAGATTTAATGCAGCCTTACCGCCTAGAGATGGGCACCTCCCTCAAGAATGCTCGAGGCAAGGATCTATACGCTTTTTGGGGTGAGCGTGTGACCGATTCACTAAAGAAAGTATTGGAGCAGCAAAAAAAACCAGTGCTTCTCAATTTAGCTTCTGAAGAATATTTCAAGGTATTGCAAGCCAAAAACTTGGATTGCCCGGTGATTTCTCCGGTATTTCAAGATGGTAAGGATGGTAAATACAAGATCATCTCCTTTTACGCCAAGCGAGCTAGGGGATTAATGGCCCGCTATGTGGTTGAAAATCGGATCACGGATCCTGCAGATTTAAAGGGTTTCAATTTGGATGGTTACAAATATGTTGCCTCCGAATCTAAACCAGAAAAACCTTTATTTAGACGTCCTGAAAGAAAGTAG
- a CDS encoding methionine aminotransferase, whose translation MDQNIALSPAFPSRLPKVSTTVFTIMSALAAKHQAINLGQGFPDFPCDRKLISEVHAAMLADHNQYPPMMGIAELRQGVSQKISALYGHDYDPDTEITITAGGTQGIMTAILCCVSPGDEVVIIEPAYDSYRPSIDLAGGKTVAVSLTANLDDQGMVSSYSIPWDDLAKAINTKTRLVMINTPHNPIGMVWQKPDLERLANLVRDTNALILSDEVYEHMVFDGHQHISIASHPELAARSFLVSSFGKTYHVTGWKMGYVAAPAAMMAEFRKVHQFNVFTVNTPMQYGLAEYLKNPDHYLGLPTFYQAKRDYFRKGLQHTQFKLLPAPASYFQCVNYTELGIPQAKFSEANFCSWLTTEIGVAAIPISAFYAKPVESGVIRFCFAKEEKTLSTALERLQTLQMRN comes from the coding sequence ATGGACCAAAACATCGCCCTAAGCCCAGCATTTCCAAGTCGCCTACCCAAGGTAAGTACAACCGTGTTTACGATCATGTCAGCCCTCGCTGCCAAACATCAAGCGATTAACTTAGGCCAAGGTTTTCCGGATTTTCCCTGCGATCGAAAGCTGATATCCGAGGTTCATGCAGCCATGCTGGCTGATCACAATCAATATCCACCGATGATGGGAATTGCAGAGCTACGCCAGGGTGTGTCACAAAAAATATCCGCTTTATATGGTCATGATTACGATCCTGATACAGAGATCACCATTACTGCCGGCGGTACTCAAGGAATTATGACCGCCATTTTGTGCTGCGTCAGTCCAGGCGATGAAGTGGTCATCATTGAACCGGCCTACGATAGCTATCGTCCATCCATTGATCTGGCCGGAGGTAAAACTGTTGCCGTATCTTTGACCGCCAATCTTGATGATCAAGGTATGGTGAGTTCTTACTCAATACCTTGGGATGATCTAGCAAAAGCAATCAATACAAAAACGCGGCTCGTCATGATCAATACACCGCATAATCCAATCGGTATGGTGTGGCAGAAACCCGATCTTGAGCGCTTAGCAAATTTAGTCAGGGATACCAATGCACTCATCTTGAGCGACGAGGTCTACGAGCATATGGTGTTTGATGGACATCAACACATCAGCATTGCAAGTCATCCTGAATTAGCAGCGCGAAGTTTTCTAGTATCCAGTTTTGGCAAGACCTACCATGTCACCGGCTGGAAGATGGGCTATGTAGCGGCTCCTGCAGCGATGATGGCCGAGTTTCGTAAGGTGCATCAGTTCAACGTGTTTACAGTAAATACACCAATGCAATATGGCCTTGCTGAGTACCTCAAGAATCCAGATCACTACTTAGGATTGCCCACTTTTTATCAAGCCAAGCGGGATTACTTTCGTAAAGGTTTACAGCACACTCAGTTCAAGTTACTACCGGCGCCGGCAAGCTATTTTCAGTGTGTCAATTACACCGAGCTCGGCATCCCCCAGGCCAAGTTTAGCGAAGCCAATTTTTGCTCCTGGTTAACTACTGAAATTGGCGTAGCTGCTATTCCAATCTCTGCCTTTTACGCCAAACCAGTGGAGTCAGGTGTAATTCGTTTTTGTTTTGCTAAAGAAGAAAAGACGCTTTCAACAGCATTAGAGCGTTTACAAACCCTACAAATGAGGAATTAA
- a CDS encoding glutathione binding-like protein encodes MIDVYSWPTPNGHKVHIMLEECGYKLGKDWIAHPIDIGAGDQFKKDFLAISPNNKIPAITDPNGPDGKPIHLFESGAILLYLAAKTGKFLPKSTRGKYEVLQWLMFQMGGLGPLLGQNHHFRIYAPEKIDYAINRYTNEAKRLYGVIDHQLKDNAYIAGKSYSIADIAIFPWTRNWKNQGIDINEYPHFKRWFEMIGERPAVKRGVEVLTALRKPLHDDKAREQLFGSSQYQKRK; translated from the coding sequence ATCATTGATGTTTACAGCTGGCCAACACCAAATGGACATAAGGTTCATATCATGCTCGAGGAGTGTGGCTATAAGTTAGGCAAAGATTGGATTGCACATCCGATTGATATTGGCGCTGGCGACCAGTTTAAGAAAGACTTCTTGGCGATCAGCCCAAATAACAAGATTCCAGCCATCACTGATCCAAATGGACCCGATGGCAAACCTATCCATCTCTTCGAATCCGGTGCAATCTTGCTATATCTGGCCGCGAAAACAGGAAAGTTTTTGCCTAAATCTACCCGAGGCAAATATGAGGTGCTGCAATGGCTCATGTTCCAAATGGGAGGCTTGGGGCCACTTTTAGGGCAAAACCACCACTTTCGAATTTACGCCCCGGAGAAAATTGATTACGCGATTAATCGTTACACCAATGAAGCTAAGCGCTTATATGGAGTAATAGATCACCAACTGAAAGATAATGCTTATATTGCTGGCAAAAGTTACTCTATTGCAGACATTGCTATCTTTCCTTGGACGCGTAACTGGAAGAACCAGGGTATTGATATCAATGAATATCCTCATTTCAAGCGTTGGTTTGAAATGATTGGTGAGCGCCCTGCCGTTAAGCGTGGCGTTGAAGTATTAACTGCATTACGCAAACCCTTGCACGATGACAAAGCAAGAGAACAATTATTTGGTTCATCACAGTATCAAAAAAGGAAATAG
- a CDS encoding 3-hydroxybutyryl-CoA dehydrogenase: MKIQSVGVIGAGTMGNGIAQVCAVAGLDVVMVDISDAAVERGLNQISKSLDRLVKKETLTNENKDAALKRIEGSTSYTDLKGLQLVIEAATENQAVKENILKQVDEIVSKETIIATNTSSLSITKLAALDSNPGRFIGMHFFNPPPLMALVEVIRGLQTSDTTHAAIIEMAKRIGKEPITVKNSPGFVVNRILLPMINEAFFVLHEGLASPEDIDAGMKLGCNQPIGPLALADLIGLDTCLAVMEVYFENFSDSKYRPCPLLREMVAAGYLGRKSGRGVFTYDQ; the protein is encoded by the coding sequence ATGAAGATTCAATCAGTCGGGGTTATTGGGGCGGGAACTATGGGCAATGGTATAGCTCAGGTCTGCGCAGTTGCTGGTCTTGATGTCGTCATGGTTGATATTAGCGATGCTGCCGTTGAGCGCGGCTTAAACCAAATTAGCAAAAGCTTAGATCGCTTAGTGAAAAAAGAAACGCTCACTAATGAGAATAAAGATGCAGCACTCAAACGCATTGAAGGTAGCACTTCATATACTGACCTCAAGGGACTGCAATTAGTCATTGAGGCTGCTACCGAGAACCAAGCTGTCAAAGAAAATATTTTGAAGCAGGTTGATGAGATCGTCAGTAAAGAAACTATTATTGCTACGAACACCTCTTCACTTTCTATCACCAAACTTGCAGCTTTAGATTCCAATCCAGGTCGCTTCATTGGTATGCACTTTTTTAATCCGCCGCCGCTGATGGCATTGGTAGAAGTGATTCGAGGCTTGCAAACCTCAGACACAACCCACGCCGCCATTATTGAAATGGCCAAGCGCATTGGTAAAGAGCCTATCACTGTGAAGAACTCTCCCGGCTTTGTGGTGAACCGTATATTGCTTCCAATGATTAATGAAGCCTTCTTTGTTCTTCACGAAGGCCTTGCAAGCCCTGAAGATATAGATGCCGGTATGAAATTGGGTTGCAACCAGCCTATTGGGCCACTTGCCCTCGCAGATTTAATTGGTCTTGATACCTGTTTGGCTGTGATGGAAGTCTATTTTGAGAACTTCAGCGACTCTAAATATCGACCCTGCCCACTGTTGCGCGAGATGGTTGCCGCCGGCTACCTCGGTCGCAAGTCCGGTCGCGGCGTCTTTACCTACGATCAATGA
- a CDS encoding DUF3429 domain-containing protein: MNPLPPLVTKLAYAGLIPFVGLALMVQLAPTPLNYLSGESLAGYGAVITAFMGALHWGANLYKLGKIPSGDRWGDRNAWIWGVTPALVAWLALHIYIPVGMVILASALVIQRNIDKETYQYYFSNEEALNAFITLRNRLTFVSAGCLIWAALVILFVQN; this comes from the coding sequence GTGAACCCACTGCCTCCTCTAGTTACTAAATTAGCCTATGCCGGTCTAATTCCTTTTGTTGGTCTTGCGCTGATGGTGCAGCTTGCGCCAACACCACTAAATTATTTAAGCGGGGAGTCACTGGCTGGTTACGGGGCGGTAATCACTGCATTCATGGGTGCCTTGCATTGGGGCGCCAATCTATATAAGCTAGGCAAAATACCTAGCGGCGATCGGTGGGGAGACCGCAATGCATGGATCTGGGGTGTAACACCAGCCCTAGTTGCCTGGCTCGCGCTACATATTTATATACCAGTTGGTATGGTCATCTTGGCTTCAGCATTAGTGATTCAGCGCAATATTGATAAAGAAACTTACCAATATTATTTTTCCAATGAAGAGGCGTTGAATGCATTTATCACCTTACGAAATCGCCTCACATTCGTTTCTGCTGGGTGCTTGATTTGGGCAGCATTGGTTATTTTGTTTGTGCAAAATTAA
- a CDS encoding replication-associated recombination protein A — protein sequence MGNLFDQAPPPPLAEVLRPKSIEEVIGQTHLLASGKPLSLAFGSGKPHSMILWGPPGVGKTTLARLSAKAFDREFIAISAVLAGVKEIREAIEQAQQSMSQYGRQTILFVDEIHRFNKSQQDALLPHVESGLFNFIGATTENPSFEVNSALLSRAQVYVLKSLSAVELKQLFDRACLYAMPDISFDPDAIDSLISHADGDARRLLNLVEQVRNAISTPNSQIRTIDQQFIENALTVQARRFDKGGDHFYDQISALHKSVRGSNPDAALYWFCRMMDGGADPRYLARRIIRMAWEDIGLADPRAMQLANDAAQTFERLGSPEGELALGQAVVYLAIAAKSNASYNAYNAARAYVASDQSKPVPNHLRNAPTKLMKELGHGKEYRYAHDEPHAYAAGETYLPDGMAEPHWYQPVDRGLESQIAEKMAFLRKLDEESKQK from the coding sequence ATGGGCAATCTATTTGATCAAGCACCTCCGCCACCTTTAGCGGAAGTCTTACGCCCAAAATCTATAGAAGAAGTAATCGGACAGACGCATCTTTTAGCAAGTGGTAAACCACTTAGTCTTGCTTTTGGATCTGGTAAGCCACACTCGATGATTCTCTGGGGTCCGCCCGGAGTTGGTAAAACTACGCTGGCAAGACTTTCGGCAAAAGCCTTTGATCGAGAATTTATCGCCATTTCAGCTGTGCTTGCCGGGGTAAAAGAAATTCGGGAGGCTATTGAACAAGCTCAGCAGAGCATGTCTCAATATGGCAGACAAACTATTTTGTTTGTAGATGAGATTCATCGATTTAATAAAAGTCAGCAAGATGCCCTTTTGCCGCATGTTGAGTCAGGCCTATTCAACTTTATTGGCGCTACCACTGAAAATCCTTCATTTGAAGTGAACTCAGCCCTACTCTCACGCGCACAAGTGTATGTACTGAAATCATTAAGCGCTGTGGAGCTCAAGCAGTTATTTGATCGTGCATGCCTTTATGCGATGCCTGATATTTCTTTTGATCCAGATGCAATCGATAGTTTAATTTCACATGCGGATGGTGATGCTAGGCGATTATTAAATTTAGTGGAGCAAGTGCGCAATGCTATCTCAACACCAAACTCTCAGATTCGCACAATAGATCAGCAGTTCATTGAAAACGCTTTAACAGTCCAGGCTCGTCGTTTTGATAAAGGTGGGGACCACTTTTACGATCAAATATCTGCTCTGCATAAATCAGTACGCGGCTCCAATCCTGATGCTGCGCTGTATTGGTTTTGTCGAATGATGGATGGCGGTGCCGACCCCCGATATCTTGCACGCAGAATTATTCGCATGGCCTGGGAAGATATCGGACTCGCTGACCCCAGAGCAATGCAACTAGCAAATGATGCAGCTCAAACTTTTGAACGACTTGGCTCACCCGAAGGTGAATTAGCACTCGGTCAAGCCGTTGTCTATTTGGCAATTGCCGCTAAGAGTAATGCAAGCTATAACGCTTACAACGCAGCAAGAGCTTATGTTGCTAGCGATCAAAGCAAGCCTGTACCCAACCATTTACGTAATGCCCCAACCAAGCTCATGAAAGAGTTGGGCCACGGCAAAGAATACCGTTATGCACACGATGAGCCCCATGCCTATGCTGCTGGAGAAACTTACTTGCCCGATGGTATGGCAGAGCCTCATTGGTACCAGCCAGTTGATCGGGGCCTAGAAAGTCAGATTGCCGAGAAAATGGCCTTCTTGCGTAAGTTAGATGAGGAGTCGAAACAGAAATGA